CCGCTCAAACTTATTCTGGCGGGCGATCGCATCGGCCTGGTAGCCCTGGTGGTGCAGTGCGATCGCATCTAGCGTCGCCACTCGCCAGCTAGGTTCTTGCGCCTGCAGAGCCACAACGCTGTCGTCCACAGTTTCGTGGTAGGGGCGGGTAAAGCGCAGTTCGGGGCGGTTGCGAAAAAAGCGAGAAACCAGCGTGTAAGGAGATTGTTGCGCACCCACCTCCAACCGCAGCAGGTTCACTAGCAGCAGGTGCTCAGCCGCGATTTCTCCCACACCCTGCCCCTGATCAATGCCCTTGAGCACTGGAACGATGTCTGGCTGCAGAGTTTCATCGGCATCTAGCACCAAGATCCAGTCGCCCGTTGCCTGTTCCAGCGCAGCATTTCTAGCCGCTGCAAAGTCTTGATTCCAAGCAAAGGTGTGAACTTCAGCTCCCTGAGCCTGGGCGATCGCTACAGTTTGATCGGTCGATCCAGTGTCGAGCACAATGATCTGATTGATCAAATCTTTAGCGCTAGCTAGGCAGGCAGGCAAACGCTCGGCCTCATCTCTAACGATCATGCAGAGGCTAATAGTCATGAGTTACTGCTCATCTAGGAGATTACGAGCGACCTGCAGAGCCCGCTGCACCTGTTCAAAACCAGTCCCACCAAAGCTATTGCGGGCCGCCACCACCTGCCGAGGGGCAATCGCCTCGTAGATATCCTCTTCAAAGGCGGGGTGGATCTCCTGCCATTCCTCTAAGGTCAGCTCACGCAGCAGCTTGCCCGCCGCTAAAGATGTTTTGACCACTTTGCCGACTAGGTTATACGCCTCCCGGAAGGGAACGCCCTTGGCTGCCAGGTAGTCGGCCACGTCGGTGGCGTTAGAAAAGTCTTCGTTGACCGCCTGGATTAGCCGATTCGGCCGGAAATTAATGCCTTCCTGCAGCAAAATCGTCATTGCCTCCAGGCAGCCCTTCACCGTTTTAACGCTGTCGAAGAGAGCTTCTTTATCTTCCTGCAGGTCTTTGTTGTAGGCCAACGGCAGCCCTTTCATGATGACCAGCAGCGCCTGGAGATGGCCAAAAACCCGCCCAGCCTTACCTCGCACCAACTCCGGCACATCAGGGTTTTTCTTTTGGGGCATGATGCTAGAGCCAGTGGAGCAGCTGTCGTTGAGGGTGACAAAGCCAAACTCCTCCGAGGCCCAGAGAATGATTTCCTCCGACAGCCGCGACAGATGCACCATAATCAGGCTGGCGGCACAGGCAAACTCAATAGCAAAGTCGCGATCGCTCACCCCATCCAAGCTGTTGCTATAGACGCGCTCAAAGCCCAGCAGATCAGCGCTGTAGTGCCGATCAATGGGAAAAGTCGTACCGGCTAGCGCCCCACAGCCCAAAGGTGAAATGTTGACCCGACGGCTGACATCGCTCAGCCTTTCCCAGTCGCGCTGGCTCATCTCGACGTAGGCCAGCAGGTGGTGGGCCAGGCTGAGGGGTTGGGCTCGCTGCAGGTGGGTATAGCCAGGAATGAGGGTTTCTACATGGGCTTCTGCCAGGGTCAGCAGGGCCCTTTGAAAGGCTTTGAGCTGCTGCTGAATAGCCTCGATTTGAGCTCGCAGGTAGAGCCGAGTATCGGTGCCAACCTGGTCATTGCGGGAGCGAGCCGTGTGCAGCTTTTTGCCCACATCGCCGACCAGCTGGGTCAGCCGTCGCTCCACAGCGAAGTGGACATCTTCATCTTCAATGCCCGGCTGAAACTGGCCCTGACGATACTCCTGGCGAATCTGCTCTAGGCCGTTGACTAACTGCTCGCCCTCCTCGGGGCTAATGATGCCGCTCTTGGCCAACATTTTGGCATGGGCCTGGGAGCCGGTCAGGTCGTACTCAATCAGCTCAATGTCAAACCCGATGCTGGCATTGAAGATTGCGATCGCAGGATGCAGAGCAGTCTCAAACCGCTGGCTCCAGGTTTGAGTAGGTGACGTTTCCAACGGTTTTCTCCAGTGTTCAAAAAGCAGTTGAGCAGAAAATAGCTCCCAGCCTGTCACAGCAGACAAAGGCGACAGTGAGATCCTGGGAGCAGTTCAAATGGCTTAGTAAGTTGTCATGCCTCGAATCAGGTAGCCCAATACCACGCCAATCACCAACGCCCAAACCTGACCAGACTGAATAAAGGTATTCCAGGCATTCCCCATATCTCCCAGAACATCTTGATCAAACTGCTGGGCCAAAACCATCGCCTGGGCCTGTTCTCCGTTAGAAAGCAGGGTAGATACGGGCGAAAAGGCCGAGGAGGGAGCCCAGGAGAACCCCGACTCAGGCTCAGCAGTCCAGGGCAACATGATGCTATCTAGGCCATCGTCCCAACTATTGAAGGACTGAGCAGCCAAATCCCTTACAGCAAAATCCATAGTGCCACAGCCTTTGCAAAGATTTCACCCCAAAACTATACACCAGCCCTTGACGACTGGTAGATAATTCGCTACTCCCCAGAAAAATTAGCTCGCCAGATGCAGCTGCATCTCTGGCTTAACCCGCATAACGACCAAAGTCATGTCGTCGTCGTTGCGGCTCTCTTCGCCAATAAACCGCTGCAGCAGGTCAAAGAGGTACTGCAAAATGGCGTCTGCTGAGTTGCAGTTGCGGCAGGCCCACTGCAGCGCCTTGATCAGATTGTCCTCGTCAAAGCGCTCACCTTTGCGGTTAGCTGCTTCAGTAAAGCCATCGGTATAAAATACAACGGTGTCTCCCGGCTGCAGCTGCACCTGGGCCTCACGGTACTGGGTGTTCATATCTAGTCCCAGCAACATGCCAACCGTATCTAGCCGCGTGATGGTGTTGGTAGACGCCTGCCAGAGAAAAGGTGGATTGTGGGCCGCATTACCATAGGAGAGAATGCGGCTCCTAGGGTCATACTCCGCATAAAACAGAGTCACGAACCGGTTAGAGTTTTCCAGATCCGTGTGCATGACGTAGTTGAGATGTTCCAAAATGCTGGCAGGCGAATGGCCGTTTAGCACCTCAGCCCGCAACATGCCCCGCAGCATCGTCATAATCAGGCCAGCTGGCACCCCTTTGCCCATGACATCCCCAATGGCAAGGCTCCAAGCAGACAAGGACGACTGTTGCGCGTCGGGGTAGCGGAGCTGATCATAAGTGGTCGGAATAAAGTCGTAATAGTCACCGCCGACTTTGTTCGCCGTTAGGCAGCGAGCCGACAAATCCATGCCTTCGATAATGGGGCATTGCCGAGGCAACAACTGCAGCTGAATTTCTGCCCCAATCTCTAGCTCACGATCAAGCCGCTCTTTTTTGCGGAGGGCAACGGTCAGCTCATCATTTTCAATAGCAACTGAGGTTTGGTCGGCCACCAGCCGCACCAGCTTTTGCCGGGTCTCGGTCCAGGTATAGTCTGGGTCGTGGCTAAAGACATACAGCCGCCCCCGCTCAACGTTGCGAACGATGATGGCGGTGCCAAAGATTTGAAAGTCTTCGCCCAGGTAACGGTTGACCTGGTGGTCTAGCGCCATCATCGCGTTTCGCCCCAGGGAGAGTGAGGCATTCCCCGCAGGTTGAGCAAAGCTGGCAGTCACCTGACGAGTAGCTGCCTCTAATGCCGAGCG
This DNA window, taken from Pseudanabaena sp. FACHB-2040, encodes the following:
- a CDS encoding PP2C family protein-serine/threonine phosphatase, producing the protein MTAVPLPPGSSQSFDSTGSNTLPESTPVFALKELVARLQREQYKIQDLLSSLGFALRSLNNLNQFLELIPMIASRVTDATGGALVLFRADGQVRLERLHCQSDDHCQDVRSALEAATRQVTASFAQPAGNASLSLGRNAMMALDHQVNRYLGEDFQIFGTAIIVRNVERGRLYVFSHDPDYTWTETRQKLVRLVADQTSVAIENDELTVALRKKERLDRELEIGAEIQLQLLPRQCPIIEGMDLSARCLTANKVGGDYYDFIPTTYDQLRYPDAQQSSLSAWSLAIGDVMGKGVPAGLIMTMLRGMLRAEVLNGHSPASILEHLNYVMHTDLENSNRFVTLFYAEYDPRSRILSYGNAAHNPPFLWQASTNTITRLDTVGMLLGLDMNTQYREAQVQLQPGDTVVFYTDGFTEAANRKGERFDEDNLIKALQWACRNCNSADAILQYLFDLLQRFIGEESRNDDDMTLVVMRVKPEMQLHLAS
- the argH gene encoding argininosuccinate lyase, translating into METSPTQTWSQRFETALHPAIAIFNASIGFDIELIEYDLTGSQAHAKMLAKSGIISPEEGEQLVNGLEQIRQEYRQGQFQPGIEDEDVHFAVERRLTQLVGDVGKKLHTARSRNDQVGTDTRLYLRAQIEAIQQQLKAFQRALLTLAEAHVETLIPGYTHLQRAQPLSLAHHLLAYVEMSQRDWERLSDVSRRVNISPLGCGALAGTTFPIDRHYSADLLGFERVYSNSLDGVSDRDFAIEFACAASLIMVHLSRLSEEIILWASEEFGFVTLNDSCSTGSSIMPQKKNPDVPELVRGKAGRVFGHLQALLVIMKGLPLAYNKDLQEDKEALFDSVKTVKGCLEAMTILLQEGINFRPNRLIQAVNEDFSNATDVADYLAAKGVPFREAYNLVGKVVKTSLAAGKLLRELTLEEWQEIHPAFEEDIYEAIAPRQVVAARNSFGGTGFEQVQRALQVARNLLDEQ